Proteins encoded by one window of Maliibacterium massiliense:
- a CDS encoding ABC transporter ATP-binding protein: MATEKVRLCGIEKVYNPTSDHPVHALRGIDLVVEEGEMLGIQGISGSGKSSLLHIIGCLDTPTRGEYYLNGEQVAVDNSRHMARIRNKEIGFVLQQFGLLLERRAIDNVEIPLIFGKVRAGSIAGRARKTMKKLGIAQLANKPCTELSGGEKQRVAIARALVNDPKLVLADEPTGALDTKTRQGIMQVFRDLADEGKTVIIVTHDPMVAQQCDRVLTIEDGLFVG, encoded by the coding sequence ATGGCCACGGAAAAAGTGCGTCTCTGCGGCATTGAAAAAGTATACAACCCCACGTCGGACCACCCGGTGCACGCGCTGCGCGGGATCGATCTGGTGGTGGAGGAGGGGGAGATGCTGGGCATCCAGGGGATCTCGGGCAGCGGTAAGTCCTCGCTGCTGCACATCATCGGCTGCCTGGACACGCCCACGCGCGGGGAGTATTACTTAAACGGCGAACAGGTGGCGGTGGACAACAGCCGGCACATGGCGCGCATCCGCAACAAAGAGATCGGCTTTGTGCTGCAGCAGTTCGGGTTATTGCTGGAGCGCAGGGCGATCGACAACGTGGAGATTCCGCTGATCTTCGGTAAGGTACGCGCGGGGAGCATCGCGGGGCGGGCGCGCAAAACGATGAAGAAACTGGGGATTGCGCAGCTGGCAAACAAGCCCTGCACGGAGCTTTCAGGCGGGGAGAAGCAGCGGGTAGCAATCGCGCGGGCGCTGGTGAACGACCCCAAGCTGGTGCTTGCGGATGAGCCGACGGGCGCGCTGGATACCAAGACGCGCCAAGGGATCATGCAGGTGTTTCGCGATCTGGCCGACGAGGGCAAGACAGTGATCATCGTGACGCATGATCCGATGGTGGCCCAGCAGTGTGACCGCGTCCTCACCATTGAAGACGGATTGTTTGTCGGATAG